One window of Atribacter laminatus genomic DNA carries:
- a CDS encoding SIS domain-containing protein: protein MNPLSAFISLDDPQKEALGIQYTPQEIHDQVDLWASSVERVFKYRERLTELFNSVSEKKKNLIYLAGAGTSEFVGHCLQGLFRQNFPIPVQVVSTGKLVTHPEEYFAHINPLMISFARSGDSPESCGAYEIANQFSDSICHLVITCNKEGGLARRARHDPNSLVIDLDEKTNDRGLAMTASFSNMVIAGQACSQIHSPEEYTQKLPQLVAAGRKVLTMASEVVKKTAESDFQRAVFLGSGSHYGTAIESHLKLQELTSGQIMCGYNTFLDVRHGPKAVINKQTLVVAFLASDPYVRRYELELLKEIRQQELGKTTILIGEGLDDEISRYGDEVIDIKSDSQPALPDSLTPPVLVMIGQLLGLFKSLHLGFKPDSPSKTGVIHRVVQGVKVYDPKIFTEKGIFQEIRG from the coding sequence ATGAACCCTTTATCTGCATTCATTTCCCTGGATGATCCCCAAAAAGAAGCTCTGGGTATTCAATATACCCCCCAGGAGATCCATGACCAAGTGGATCTATGGGCTTCCAGTGTTGAAAGAGTCTTCAAATACCGAGAAAGGTTAACTGAGCTTTTTAACTCGGTATCAGAAAAGAAGAAGAATCTTATCTATTTAGCCGGTGCCGGCACCTCGGAATTTGTCGGACATTGTTTGCAAGGGTTATTTCGTCAGAACTTTCCAATTCCGGTTCAAGTGGTTTCAACCGGGAAGTTAGTCACCCATCCTGAGGAGTACTTTGCCCATATCAATCCGCTGATGATCTCCTTTGCCCGATCAGGAGACAGTCCAGAAAGTTGTGGTGCCTATGAGATTGCCAATCAATTCTCCGATTCCATTTGTCATCTGGTGATTACCTGTAATAAAGAGGGTGGCTTAGCCCGAAGAGCACGGCACGATCCCAACAGTCTGGTCATCGATCTTGATGAGAAGACCAATGACCGGGGATTAGCCATGACGGCCTCGTTTAGCAATATGGTGATTGCCGGTCAAGCCTGTTCCCAGATTCATTCCCCTGAAGAGTACACCCAAAAGCTTCCCCAACTGGTGGCGGCTGGAAGAAAAGTGCTGACCATGGCCTCAGAAGTGGTCAAGAAAACCGCTGAAAGTGATTTCCAAAGAGCAGTCTTTTTGGGAAGTGGCAGTCACTATGGAACAGCTATTGAATCCCACCTCAAACTCCAGGAGCTCACCAGCGGACAGATCATGTGTGGGTACAACACCTTCCTTGATGTGCGCCACGGACCAAAAGCGGTCATCAATAAGCAAACTTTGGTCGTCGCTTTTCTTGCTTCTGATCCCTATGTTCGCCGCTATGAACTGGAACTCTTGAAGGAAATCCGACAGCAGGAGTTGGGAAAAACAACCATTCTCATCGGAGAGGGACTGGATGATGAAATCAGTCGATATGGAGATGAGGTGATTGATATCAAGAGTGATTCCCAACCAGCTCTTCCCGACTCTCTGACTCCACCTGTCTTGGTCATGATTGGGCAATTGTTGGGTCTATTCAAATCCCTTCACCTCGGCTTCAAACCCGATTCACCAAGTAAGACTGGAGTTATTCATCGAGTGGTTCAAGGAGTGAAGGTGTACGATCCAAAAATATTTACAGAAAAAGGGATTTTTCAAGAAATCAGAGGATGA